A section of the Hevea brasiliensis isolate MT/VB/25A 57/8 chromosome 17, ASM3005281v1, whole genome shotgun sequence genome encodes:
- the LOC110645497 gene encoding DEK domain-containing chromatin-associated protein 1 isoform X2, with the protein MASETLEEKKSDEDAPVEDKEEPKPQEEKDQPVDAEKKEEEGNSKEVSQGNEEPGEQLVEEKEKEEEKEKEKDAGDHKEEGESRKGKRGGRRGSGKKEQNESRKNKRTKETTEKREAVTPSSDRPTRERKTVERYSAPEPGRSASKPLSIEKGRGTQLKDIPNVAFKLSKRKPDDNLQMLHTILFGKKAKAHNLKKNIGQFSGYVWAENEEKQKAKVREKLDKCVKEKLVDFCDVLNVPINKAVVKKEELTVKLLEFLESPHATTDVLLADKEQKGKKRKVLTGKNASPGEASATPAKKQRRTSQAGEKRKRSSKGDEDEDEDDKVESPDAKDVKNDSQDDDGEEHETVPKEESYHEDSKSEEEEDEPKVQTPTLKASKKNVKESSGAKSKDKVTPGKKSAQAKPVKSPAKSAKKSSGLSSKQVATDTDGTSGSHSKSKGSTSKKQKLEKESLTDQSAPSKDKGSSKKKSGKAKSGRKANVEPSRENMYAVVVDILKEVDFNTATLSDILRQLGTHFGVDLMHRKAEVKDIITEVINNMSDEEEGEEAEDNAEAGGDADKDGDGDDDA; encoded by the exons ATGGCCAGTGAAACCCTAGAGGAGAAGAAATCAGACGAGGATGCTCCTGTCGAGGACAAAGAGGAGCCCAAACCTCAAGAAGAAAAGGATCAACCGGTGGATGCTGAGAAGAAAGAGGAAGAAGGGAATTCGAAGGAGGTTTCTCAGGGAAATGAAGAGCCTGGAGAGCAACTagttgaagagaaagaaaaagaggaagagaagGAGAAGGAAAAGGATGCAGGGGACCACAAAGAAGAAGGAGAAAGCAGGAAAGGTAAGCGAGGTGGACGAAGGGGCTCTGGGAAGAAAGAGCAGAACGAGTCCAGGAAGAATAAACGGACTAAAGAAACAACAGAGAAGCGAGAGGCTGTGACTCCAAGTAGTGATAGGCCTACCAGGGAGAGGAAGACTGTGGAAAGGTACTCTGCACCAGAGCCTGGGAGATCAGCGAGCAAGCCCTTGTCAATTGAGAAG GGACGTGGTACACAGCTCAAGGATATTCCAAATG TGGCTTTCAAGTTGTCCAAGAGAAAACCTGATGACAATCTGCAGATGCTTCACACAATACTTTTTGGAAAGAAAGCAAAG GCACACAATTTGAAGAAAAACATAGGCCAGTTTTCGGGATATGTTTGGGCTGAGAATGAG GAAAAACAAAAAGCAAAAGTAAGGGAGAAGCTTGACAAGTGTGTTAAAGAAAAGTTGGTGGATTTTTGTGATGTGCTCAATGTTCCAATAAATAAGGCTGTTGTGAAAAAG GAAGAACTCACTGTAAAATTATTGGAGTTCTTGGAATCACCACATGCTACTACTGATGTTTTGCTTGCTGATAAGGAACAG AAGGGCAAGAAACGTAAGGTCTTAACAGGAAAAAATGCAAGCCCTGGAGAAGCATCAGCTACACCAGCCAAA AAACAAAGGCGAACATCCCAAGCTGGAGAAAAACGGAAGCGGTCATCAAAAGGTGATGAAGATGAGGATGAAGATGATAAGGTCGAATCACCAGATGCTAAGGATGTTAAAAATGACTCTCAAGATGATGATGGTGAAGAGCATGAGACAGTGCCAAAAGAAGAGAGCTATCATGAAGACAGCAAATCAGAGGAAGAGGAGGATGAACCCAAGGTGCAGACACCAACTCTGAAGGCATCCAAAAAAAATGTGAAGGAAAGTTCAGGGGCTAAAAGCAAGGACAAAGTCACACCTGGCAAGAAAAGTGCGCAGGCAAAACCTGTGAAAAGTCCTGCAAAATCTGCCAAAAAATCTTCTGGTCTGTCATCAAAGCAAGTTGCTACAGACACTGATGGAACTTCTGGTTCGCATTCTAAATCAAAGGGATCTACATCTAAGAAACAGAAACTTGAAAAAGAAAGTCTTACAGACCAAAGTGCACCTAGTAAGGACAAGGGCTCAAGCAAGAAAAAATCAG GTAAAGCCAAATCTGGCAGGAAGGCTAATGTGGAACCCAGTAGAGAGAATATGTATGCAGTTGTAGTGGATATTCTGAAGGAAGTAGATTTCAATACT GCGACTTTATCTGATATCCTCAGACAACTTG GTACCCACTTTGGTGTAGACCTTATGCATAGAAAAGCAGAAGTAAAGGATATTATTACGGAGGTGATAAACAATATGTCTGATGAGGAAGAAGGGGAGGAAGCTGAGGACAATGCTGAGGCTGGTGGTGATGCAGACAAGGATGGAGATGGGGATGATGATGCATAG
- the LOC110671903 gene encoding uncharacterized protein LOC110671903: MDLIQLRKFHAIKRSKMHQIPDSFLLYMMLLTCSLFCSTPFWFPYLFSCTKLSLVVSLPKFSSVFLSPKFIFIIGNLIIILLIGESKFFASNSLPAASDVYYNEYINRKRGLQASSTLLEKKEREGEILFKENASKTCEGGKIEVKVWDEGKLEVENERGDLDGEDEPSLPAEELNKRADDFIARVNRQRRLEARLLLD; encoded by the coding sequence atggatcttatccagctccgAAAGTTTCATGCAATTAAGAGGTCCAAGATGCATCAAATCCCTGACAGTTTTCTCCTGTACATGATGCTGTTAACTTGTAGTCTCTTCTGTTCTACTCCCTTTTGGTTCCCCTACCTATTTTCTTGCACTAAGCTCTCTCTCGTTGTCTCTCTTCCAAAATTCAGTTCTGTTTTCCTCAGTCCCAAGTTTATTTTCATAATTGGCAACCTCATCATCATTCTCCTCATTGGAGAATCCAAATTCTTTGCTTCAAACTCTCTTCCGGCAGCTAGCGATGTATACTATAACGAGTATATTAACCGAAAAAGAGGCCTCCAGGCTTCTTCCACCCTTCTggagaagaaagagagagaaggggagataTTGTTTAAGGAAAACGCTAGCAAAACTTGTGAAGGAGGAAAAATTGAAGTGAAAGTCTGGGATGAGGGAAAATTAGAAGTGGAGAATGAAAGAGGGGATTTAGATGGAGAAGATGAGCCTAGTTTGCCTGCTGAGGAGTTGAACAAAAGGGCTGATGATTTCATTGCCAGGGTTAACAGACAAAGGAGGCTGGAAGCTAGACTACTACTTGATTAA
- the LOC110645497 gene encoding DEK domain-containing chromatin-associated protein 1 isoform X1 — protein MASETLEEKKSDEDAPVEDKEEPKPQEEKDQPVDAEKKEEEGNSKEVSQGNEEPGEQLVEEKEKEEEKEKEKDAGDHKEEGESRKGKRGGRRGSGKKEQNESRKNKRTKETTEKREAVTPSSDRPTRERKTVERYSAPEPGRSASKPLSIEKGRGTQLKDIPNVAFKLSKRKPDDNLQMLHTILFGKKAKAHNLKKNIGQFSGYVWAENEEKQKAKVREKLDKCVKEKLVDFCDVLNVPINKAVVKKEELTVKLLEFLESPHATTDVLLADKEQKGKKRKVLTGKNASPGEASATPAKKQRRTSQAGEKRKRSSKGDEDEDEDDKVESPDAKDVKNDSQDDDGEEHETVPKEESYHEDSKSEEEEDEPKVQTPTLKASKKNVKESSGAKSKDKVTPGKKSAQAKPVKSPAKSAKKSSGLSSKQVATDTDGTSGSHSKSKGSTSKKQKLEKESLTDQSAPSKDKGSSKKKSGKLPSKASAKDQGKAKSGRKANVEPSRENMYAVVVDILKEVDFNTATLSDILRQLGTHFGVDLMHRKAEVKDIITEVINNMSDEEEGEEAEDNAEAGGDADKDGDGDDDA, from the exons ATGGCCAGTGAAACCCTAGAGGAGAAGAAATCAGACGAGGATGCTCCTGTCGAGGACAAAGAGGAGCCCAAACCTCAAGAAGAAAAGGATCAACCGGTGGATGCTGAGAAGAAAGAGGAAGAAGGGAATTCGAAGGAGGTTTCTCAGGGAAATGAAGAGCCTGGAGAGCAACTagttgaagagaaagaaaaagaggaagagaagGAGAAGGAAAAGGATGCAGGGGACCACAAAGAAGAAGGAGAAAGCAGGAAAGGTAAGCGAGGTGGACGAAGGGGCTCTGGGAAGAAAGAGCAGAACGAGTCCAGGAAGAATAAACGGACTAAAGAAACAACAGAGAAGCGAGAGGCTGTGACTCCAAGTAGTGATAGGCCTACCAGGGAGAGGAAGACTGTGGAAAGGTACTCTGCACCAGAGCCTGGGAGATCAGCGAGCAAGCCCTTGTCAATTGAGAAG GGACGTGGTACACAGCTCAAGGATATTCCAAATG TGGCTTTCAAGTTGTCCAAGAGAAAACCTGATGACAATCTGCAGATGCTTCACACAATACTTTTTGGAAAGAAAGCAAAG GCACACAATTTGAAGAAAAACATAGGCCAGTTTTCGGGATATGTTTGGGCTGAGAATGAG GAAAAACAAAAAGCAAAAGTAAGGGAGAAGCTTGACAAGTGTGTTAAAGAAAAGTTGGTGGATTTTTGTGATGTGCTCAATGTTCCAATAAATAAGGCTGTTGTGAAAAAG GAAGAACTCACTGTAAAATTATTGGAGTTCTTGGAATCACCACATGCTACTACTGATGTTTTGCTTGCTGATAAGGAACAG AAGGGCAAGAAACGTAAGGTCTTAACAGGAAAAAATGCAAGCCCTGGAGAAGCATCAGCTACACCAGCCAAA AAACAAAGGCGAACATCCCAAGCTGGAGAAAAACGGAAGCGGTCATCAAAAGGTGATGAAGATGAGGATGAAGATGATAAGGTCGAATCACCAGATGCTAAGGATGTTAAAAATGACTCTCAAGATGATGATGGTGAAGAGCATGAGACAGTGCCAAAAGAAGAGAGCTATCATGAAGACAGCAAATCAGAGGAAGAGGAGGATGAACCCAAGGTGCAGACACCAACTCTGAAGGCATCCAAAAAAAATGTGAAGGAAAGTTCAGGGGCTAAAAGCAAGGACAAAGTCACACCTGGCAAGAAAAGTGCGCAGGCAAAACCTGTGAAAAGTCCTGCAAAATCTGCCAAAAAATCTTCTGGTCTGTCATCAAAGCAAGTTGCTACAGACACTGATGGAACTTCTGGTTCGCATTCTAAATCAAAGGGATCTACATCTAAGAAACAGAAACTTGAAAAAGAAAGTCTTACAGACCAAAGTGCACCTAGTAAGGACAAGGGCTCAAGCAAGAAAAAATCAGGCAAGTTGCCATCAAAGGCTTCTGCAAAGGATCAAG GTAAAGCCAAATCTGGCAGGAAGGCTAATGTGGAACCCAGTAGAGAGAATATGTATGCAGTTGTAGTGGATATTCTGAAGGAAGTAGATTTCAATACT GCGACTTTATCTGATATCCTCAGACAACTTG GTACCCACTTTGGTGTAGACCTTATGCATAGAAAAGCAGAAGTAAAGGATATTATTACGGAGGTGATAAACAATATGTCTGATGAGGAAGAAGGGGAGGAAGCTGAGGACAATGCTGAGGCTGGTGGTGATGCAGACAAGGATGGAGATGGGGATGATGATGCATAG
- the LOC110645486 gene encoding HVA22-like protein e has product MGRLWTLLTHVHAFSGPVLMLLYPLYASVMAIENPSKMDDEQWLAYWIIYSFLTLTEMVFQFILEWIPIWYTLKLVLVAWLVLPQFRGAAFIYERYVRENVKKYTGERHQHNSHHSSGKPN; this is encoded by the exons ATGGGTCGTTTATGGACGTTGCTTACTCATGTTCATGCATTTTCTGG GCCTGTCTTGATGTTGCTATACCCCTT ATATGCATCAGTAATGGCCATAGAGAACCCCTCCAAAATGGATGATGAACAGTGGCTTGCTTATTGGATCATCTATTCTTTTCTTACTCTTACCGAGATGGTCTTCCAATTCATCTTAGAATG GATTCCTATTTGGTACACATTGAAGCTAGTGTTGGTGGCATGGCTAGTTCTTCCACAGTTCAGAGGAGCAGCTTTCATATACGAGAGATATGTGAGAGAAAATGTGAAGAAATATACAGGGGAGAGACATCAGCATAATTCTCATCACAGTAGTGGCAAGCCCAACTAA
- the LOC110645490 gene encoding palmitoyl-acyl carrier protein thioesterase, chloroplastic, whose product MTSMAAMSSVKIYFPANFHKAEERNETMAKAGISPFNLIAQQIPRRFVIARARNPQSVDVINGKKLNGVHVTETQDIGKMNMDDIVEQPLHTCLLGRFLEERLIYRQTFIVRSYEIGPDKTATMETLMNFLQETALNHVTSSGLAGNDFGATRQMSLRKLIWVVTRIHIQVERYSCWGDVVEIDTWVDADGKNAMRRDWIIRDYSTQEIITRATSTWVIMNRETRKLSKIPEQVRQELVPFYTNRIAVSGENNDVLKIDKLADETAERIQSGLAPRWSDMDANLHVNNVKYIGWILESVPINVLEDYNLTSMTMEYRRECRQSNLLESLTSTTEDLNNNSCNRQADLEYTHLLRMQNDKAEIVRARTEWQSKL is encoded by the exons ATGACATCAATGGCTGCAATGAGCAGCGTTAAAATATATTTTCCGGCGAATTTTCACAAGGCGGAGGAAAGGAATGAAACGATGGCCAAGGCAGGGATTTCTCCCTTTAATTTGATTGCACAGCAAATTCCAAGGCGTTTCGTGATAGCGAGGGCTAGGAATCCTCAAAGCGTGGACGTAATCAATGGAAAAAAGTTGAACGGTGTACATGTAACAGAGACTCAGGATATAGGGAAGATGAATATGGATGATATTGTTGAGCAACCTCTTCACACGTGCTTACTTGGTAGGTTTCTGGAGGAAAGGTTGATCTATAGACAGACCTTCATTGTTAGGTCTTACGAAATTGGACCTGACAAAACTGCCACCATGGAAACATTGATGAATTTCCTTCAG GAGACTGCACTTAACCACGTCACAAGCTCTGGGCTTGCCGGAAACGACTTTGGCGCTACCCGGCAGATGAGCCTCAGAAAACTCATTTGGGTAGTCACCCGCATCCACATTCAAGTAGAAAGATACAGCTGCTG GGGAGATGTCGTGGAGATTGATACCTGGGTTGATGCAGACGGGAAAAATGCAATGCGCAGGGACTGGATAATCCGAGATTATAGTACACAAGAGATCATAACAAGAGCAACAAG TACATGGGTGATAATGAACAGAGAAACAAGAAAGCTATCAAAAATCCCAGAACAAGTCAGGCAAGAGTTGGTACCATTCTATACAAATAGGATTGCAGTTTCTGGGGAGAACAACGATGTTTTAAAAATCGATAAGCTTGCTGATGAAACTGCAGAAAGAATTCAATCTGGCTTAGCT CCAAGATGGAGCGATATGGACGCCAATCTGCACGTAAATAATGTCAAATACATTGGATGGATCTTGGAG AGCGTTCCAATAAATGTCCTGGAAGATTACAATCTCACAAGCATGACCATGGAGTATCGACGTGAGTGTCGACAATCGAATCTGCTAGAGTCCTTAACAAGCACAACTGAAGATTTGAATAATAATTCTTGTAATCGACAAGCAGACCTGGAATATACGCATTTGCTTCGCATGCAAAACGATAAAGCAGAGATAGTACGAGCAAGAACAGAATGGCAATCCAAACTATAA